In a genomic window of Pseudomonas oryzihabitans:
- a CDS encoding LysR family transcriptional regulator, which yields MDIKQLRFLIALDETRHFGQAAARCHVTQPTLSMRLRGLEDELGVELVRRGQRFEGFTEAGQRILAWARTLMAAHDGLYAEAQAFQGQLVGTLRVGLVPLASFDPMPLLQHLRQLHPKLHFQLQVLSTERILEAVASNRLELGISYLEHLDPARFDSLILTETRMGLLYDERHFTFDQAALDWQAVAGLPLGLLTGAMHFRQSVDHGFRSLGLTPQPVLETDAVYLLLQAVNAGLCCAVVPLAGGFDRLTPHARLIPIDTARTLTPLGLLIRRTEPRLAVADACFQAIKALYAASDR from the coding sequence GTGGATATCAAGCAGCTGCGCTTTCTCATCGCCCTGGACGAGACGCGCCATTTCGGCCAGGCGGCAGCGCGCTGCCATGTGACCCAGCCGACCCTGTCCATGCGCCTGCGTGGCCTGGAGGACGAACTGGGCGTGGAGCTGGTGCGGCGCGGCCAGCGTTTCGAGGGCTTCACCGAGGCCGGTCAGCGCATCCTCGCCTGGGCGCGGACCCTGATGGCTGCCCACGACGGCCTCTATGCCGAGGCCCAGGCCTTCCAGGGACAGTTGGTGGGCACCCTGAGGGTCGGCCTGGTACCGCTGGCCAGCTTCGACCCCATGCCGCTGCTCCAGCACCTGCGCCAACTGCACCCGAAGCTGCATTTCCAGCTCCAGGTACTGAGCACCGAGCGCATCCTCGAGGCGGTGGCCAGTAACCGCCTGGAGCTGGGCATCTCCTATCTGGAACACCTGGACCCGGCCCGCTTCGACAGCCTCATCCTCACCGAGACCCGCATGGGGCTGCTCTATGACGAGCGCCATTTCACCTTCGACCAGGCGGCGCTGGATTGGCAGGCGGTGGCCGGGCTGCCGCTGGGCCTGCTCACTGGTGCCATGCATTTCCGCCAGTCGGTGGATCATGGCTTTCGCAGTCTCGGGCTGACGCCCCAGCCGGTACTGGAGACCGATGCCGTCTATCTGTTGCTACAGGCGGTCAACGCCGGGCTGTGCTGCGCCGTGGTGCCTCTCGCCGGCGGCTTCGACCGCCTGACGCCCCATGCCCGGCTGATTCCCATCGATACCGCCCGTACCCTGACCCCGCTGGGATTGCTCATTCGTCGGACCGAACCCCGACTGGCGGTCGCCGATGCCTGCTTCCAGGCGATCAAGGCCCTCTATGCCGCCAGTGATAGATAG
- the fdhD gene encoding formate dehydrogenase accessory sulfurtransferase FdhD encodes MSQDSPDPVAPLPAGYAFAELEQPAVRGEQPLAEEVALAIAYNGISHAVMMATPADVEDYVVGFSLSAGIVESIDDIYGIQVRRVGEALNVDVEISSRTFWALKQQRRQLAGTSGCGLCGVEALEQALPQLDRLRKVPLPPANHLHDLRQRIDAAQDLGQRSGAVHAALFIDGQGELTLCREDIGRHNALDKLIGALLRQRQPVREGCVVVTSRCSLELIHKAVRAGLATLITLSAPTGLAVEWARRHRLNLIHLPHRSPPRVYAPAPVAS; translated from the coding sequence ATGTCCCAGGACTCGCCAGATCCCGTTGCCCCGCTGCCCGCCGGCTATGCCTTCGCCGAGCTGGAGCAGCCCGCCGTGCGCGGCGAGCAGCCACTGGCCGAGGAAGTGGCGCTGGCCATCGCCTACAACGGCATCAGCCATGCCGTGATGATGGCGACCCCGGCCGACGTGGAAGACTATGTGGTCGGTTTCAGCCTCAGCGCCGGCATCGTCGAGTCCATCGACGACATCTATGGCATCCAGGTGCGCCGGGTCGGTGAAGCCTTGAATGTCGACGTCGAGATCAGCAGCCGTACCTTCTGGGCACTCAAGCAGCAGCGCCGCCAATTGGCCGGTACCAGCGGCTGTGGCCTCTGCGGGGTCGAGGCTCTGGAGCAGGCGCTGCCGCAGCTGGACCGGCTACGCAAGGTGCCCCTGCCGCCGGCCAACCACCTGCACGACCTGCGCCAGCGCATCGATGCCGCCCAGGACCTGGGCCAGCGCAGTGGCGCGGTGCATGCCGCGCTGTTCATCGACGGCCAAGGCGAATTGACCCTCTGCCGCGAGGATATCGGCCGGCACAACGCTTTGGACAAGCTCATCGGTGCCCTGCTGCGCCAGCGCCAACCGGTGCGCGAAGGCTGCGTGGTGGTCACCAGTCGCTGCAGTCTCGAACTTATCCACAAGGCGGTGCGCGCCGGGCTCGCCACCCTCATCACCCTGTCGGCCCCCACCGGGCTGGCCGTGGAGTGGGCCCGTCGCCATCGTCTCAACCTGATCCACCTGCCACACCGGTCGCCGCCGCGGGTCTATGCCCCGGCGCCCGTCGCCTCCTGA
- a CDS encoding FdhF/YdeP family oxidoreductase, which translates to MNKPQQSFKPYQGPAAGWGALKSVVHFWLDSGNAFKNLRTLLKTNQDHGFDCPGCAWGEAPENGLVKFCENGAKAVNWEATKRRVDAAFFARHSVTSLLEQSDYWLEYQGRLTEPLRYNAATDRYVPIAWDEAFALIAKELKALASPDEAEFYTSGRASNEAAFLYQLFVRAYGTNNFPDCSNMCHEASGVGLGRSIGVGKGTVTYHDLDEADAIFVIGQNPGTNHPRMIETLRNAVKRGAQVVCFNPLKERGLERFQHPQSPLEMLTNDSRPTNTAYFRPALGGDMAALRGIAKYLLQWEREAAAKGAKRVFDHDFIAAHTLGVDDYLAQVEATSWELIERQSGLSLHEIEQAARMYVKAEKVIICWAMGVTQHRHSVATVQEIANLQLLCGNIGKPGAGLCPVRGHSNVQGDRTMGIDEKAPAWLSDALAKRFAFEPPRNRGHNTVEAIAAMEQGQAKVFIGLGGNFAQATPDTPRTHKALRKCNLTVHIATKLNRSHLVTGRQALILPCLGRTELDVQKGGKQAITVEDSFSMVHASAGILKPLSSQMKSEPAIVAGIAKATLGNHPVDWEWLIEDYDRIRELIADVIPGFQDFNARLQAPGGFYLGNKAGRREWNTASGKANFAANALLHDLLPEAVRRQGVKPDLILQTMRSHDQYNTTVYSLDDRYRGVKGQRDVVFVNQADLDRLGVAAGEKVDLVALWDDGIERRVRGFTALPFDIPVGQAAGYYPETNPLVPLESYGEGSFTPTSKFVAIKVEKASAGNRIASVA; encoded by the coding sequence ATGAACAAACCTCAGCAGTCCTTCAAACCCTATCAAGGCCCCGCCGCCGGCTGGGGCGCCCTGAAGAGCGTGGTGCACTTCTGGCTCGACAGCGGTAACGCCTTCAAGAATCTGCGTACGCTGCTCAAGACCAACCAGGACCACGGCTTCGACTGCCCCGGCTGTGCCTGGGGCGAGGCGCCGGAAAACGGCTTGGTGAAGTTCTGCGAGAACGGCGCCAAGGCGGTCAACTGGGAGGCCACCAAGCGCCGCGTCGATGCGGCCTTCTTCGCTCGTCACAGCGTGACCTCGCTGCTGGAGCAGAGCGATTACTGGCTGGAATACCAGGGCCGGCTCACCGAGCCGCTGCGCTACAACGCGGCCACTGATCGCTACGTGCCCATCGCTTGGGACGAAGCCTTCGCTCTCATTGCCAAGGAACTCAAGGCCCTGGCCAGCCCCGACGAGGCCGAGTTCTACACCTCCGGTCGCGCCAGCAACGAGGCGGCCTTCCTCTATCAGCTGTTCGTGCGCGCCTATGGCACCAACAACTTCCCCGATTGCTCGAACATGTGCCACGAGGCCAGTGGCGTGGGGCTGGGCCGCAGCATCGGCGTCGGCAAGGGCACCGTGACCTATCACGACCTGGACGAGGCCGACGCCATCTTCGTCATCGGCCAGAATCCCGGCACCAACCACCCGCGCATGATCGAAACCCTGCGCAACGCGGTGAAGCGGGGCGCCCAGGTGGTCTGCTTCAACCCGCTCAAGGAGCGTGGCCTGGAGCGCTTCCAGCACCCGCAAAGTCCGCTGGAGATGCTCACCAACGATTCGCGGCCGACCAATACCGCCTATTTCCGCCCGGCCCTGGGTGGCGACATGGCGGCCCTGCGCGGCATCGCCAAGTACCTGCTGCAATGGGAGCGCGAAGCGGCCGCCAAGGGCGCCAAGCGCGTCTTCGATCACGACTTCATCGCCGCCCATACCCTGGGCGTGGACGACTACCTGGCCCAGGTGGAAGCCACCTCCTGGGAGCTGATCGAGCGCCAGTCGGGGTTGTCGCTGCACGAGATCGAGCAGGCCGCGCGCATGTACGTGAAGGCCGAGAAGGTCATCATCTGCTGGGCCATGGGCGTCACCCAGCATCGCCACTCGGTGGCCACGGTGCAGGAGATCGCCAACCTGCAGCTGCTCTGCGGCAACATCGGCAAGCCCGGCGCCGGCCTCTGCCCGGTGCGCGGTCACAGCAACGTGCAGGGTGACCGCACCATGGGCATCGACGAGAAAGCCCCGGCCTGGCTCAGCGACGCCCTGGCCAAACGCTTCGCTTTCGAGCCGCCGCGCAATCGCGGCCACAACACCGTGGAGGCCATCGCCGCCATGGAGCAGGGCCAGGCCAAGGTCTTCATCGGGCTGGGTGGCAATTTCGCCCAGGCCACTCCGGACACGCCGCGCACCCACAAGGCGCTGCGCAAGTGCAACCTGACCGTGCACATCGCCACCAAGCTCAACCGCAGCCACCTGGTGACCGGTCGGCAGGCGCTGATCCTGCCCTGCCTGGGGCGTACCGAGCTGGACGTGCAGAAGGGCGGCAAGCAGGCCATCACCGTGGAAGACAGCTTCAGCATGGTGCACGCCTCGGCGGGCATCCTGAAGCCGCTGTCTTCCCAGATGAAGTCCGAGCCGGCCATCGTCGCTGGCATCGCCAAGGCCACCCTGGGCAACCATCCGGTGGACTGGGAGTGGCTGATCGAGGATTACGACCGCATTCGCGAGCTGATCGCCGACGTCATTCCTGGCTTCCAGGACTTCAACGCCCGGCTGCAGGCTCCCGGTGGCTTCTACCTGGGCAACAAGGCCGGGCGCCGGGAGTGGAACACGGCCAGCGGCAAGGCCAACTTCGCCGCCAATGCGCTGCTGCATGACCTCTTGCCGGAGGCGGTCCGTCGCCAGGGCGTCAAGCCGGACCTGATCCTGCAGACCATGAGATCCCACGACCAGTACAACACCACCGTCTACAGTCTCGATGACCGCTATCGCGGTGTGAAGGGCCAGCGCGACGTGGTCTTCGTCAACCAGGCCGATCTGGATCGGCTGGGCGTGGCCGCGGGCGAAAAGGTCGATCTGGTGGCCCTGTGGGACGACGGCATCGAGCGCCGGGTACGCGGCTTCACCGCCCTGCCGTTCGACATCCCGGTCGGCCAGGCCGCCGGCTACTATCCGGAGACCAATCCGCTGGTGCCCCTGGAGAGCTACGGCGAGGGCAGTTTCACGCCCACTTCCAAGTTCGTCGCCATCAAGGTCGAGAAGGCCAGCGCCGGCAACCGTATCGCCTCGGTCGCCTGA
- a CDS encoding nucleotidyltransferase family protein — protein MQRIVTWLGEDSVRYRLLAVLAEFGLPDAWLAAGFVRNLVWDRLHGYVEATPLADLDVIYFDPADCRPERDRDLERLLAERAPGWLWSVRNQAAMHQRNNDEPYASSIDAMRYWVEVESALAVRLTAARQIEVVSPFTQNGLFALHLTLNPWRPRPEAFHQRLTSKGWLERWPRLQVQVP, from the coding sequence ATGCAGCGTATCGTCACCTGGCTCGGCGAGGATTCGGTCCGGTACCGGTTGCTCGCCGTGCTAGCCGAGTTCGGGCTGCCAGATGCCTGGCTGGCGGCGGGATTCGTGCGCAACCTGGTCTGGGATCGGCTGCACGGCTATGTCGAAGCGACGCCGTTGGCGGATCTGGACGTCATCTATTTCGATCCGGCCGATTGCCGGCCCGAGCGGGACAGGGATCTCGAAAGGTTGCTGGCTGAGCGGGCGCCGGGGTGGCTTTGGTCGGTACGCAATCAGGCCGCCATGCACCAACGAAACAATGACGAGCCCTATGCGAGCAGTATCGACGCCATGCGTTACTGGGTAGAGGTCGAATCGGCGCTGGCCGTCCGACTCACGGCGGCTAGACAAATCGAAGTGGTCAGCCCCTTCACCCAGAACGGGCTCTTCGCCCTGCACCTCACGCTCAATCCCTGGCGTCCGCGCCCTGAGGCTTTTCACCAACGCCTGACCAGCAAAGGCTGGCTCGAGCGTTGGCCGCGGTTACAGGTGCAAGTGCCCTGA
- a CDS encoding methyl-accepting chemotaxis protein gives MQRMTGNLRALISELRDGVVQMASAAEELSAITEQTRAGATAQKVETEQIATAMQQMTATIGEVARNAGQASGAAREATLKTREGDQAVGQVITQIEALAQEVDTTQATMESLKQDADRIGGVLDVIKAVAEQTNLLALNAAIEAARAGEAGRGFAVVADEVRSLAQRTRSSTDEIAALIASLHGSTDQMSAALDRNIQLTASSVDLTRQAGAVLGSVSTAVNEIESMNEQIAAAVEQQSAAGEDISRSVVKVHEVTDQTAAASEETARSSGELARLSLQLQELAGRFKVS, from the coding sequence ATGCAACGCATGACCGGGAATCTACGTGCCCTGATCAGCGAACTGCGCGACGGCGTGGTGCAGATGGCCAGTGCGGCCGAGGAGCTCTCCGCCATTACCGAGCAGACCCGGGCCGGCGCCACGGCGCAGAAGGTCGAGACCGAGCAGATCGCTACCGCCATGCAGCAGATGACCGCCACCATCGGCGAGGTGGCCCGCAATGCCGGCCAAGCCTCGGGAGCAGCCCGCGAAGCGACCCTCAAGACCCGCGAGGGCGACCAGGCGGTCGGCCAGGTCATCACCCAGATCGAAGCCCTGGCCCAGGAGGTGGATACCACCCAGGCCACCATGGAATCGCTCAAGCAGGACGCCGACCGCATCGGCGGCGTGCTGGACGTGATCAAGGCGGTGGCCGAACAGACCAACCTGTTGGCCCTCAACGCCGCCATCGAAGCCGCGCGCGCGGGCGAGGCGGGCCGTGGCTTCGCCGTGGTGGCCGACGAGGTGCGCAGCCTGGCGCAGCGCACCCGCTCCTCCACCGACGAGATCGCTGCTCTGATCGCCAGCCTGCATGGCAGCACCGATCAGATGAGCGCCGCCCTGGATCGCAATATCCAGCTGACCGCCAGTAGCGTCGACCTGACCCGCCAGGCTGGCGCCGTGCTCGGCAGCGTCAGCACCGCAGTGAACGAGATCGAGTCGATGAACGAGCAAATCGCCGCGGCGGTGGAACAGCAGAGCGCCGCCGGCGAAGACATCAGCCGCAGCGTGGTCAAGGTCCATGAGGTGACCGACCAGACCGCCGCCGCCAGCGAGGAAACCGCTCGCTCCAGCGGCGAACTGGCACGCCTGAGTCTGCAGTTGCAGGAGTTGGCGGGACGCTTCAAGGTCAGCTAG
- a CDS encoding LLM class oxidoreductase produces MSPSDRRLAVARHPGFSRLFAPGRLTLGFLLPLEGYPDDPMPTLRDHARLAQLADRLGFAALWARDVPFYDPGFNDAGQVFDPFTYLGYLAAITQDITLATGSAVITLRHPLHLAKMAASVDQLSDGRLVLGVASGDRPVEYPAFGLESEFERRGERFRDAFEMFRLAGETHFPLGEFRRFGDLQGVADLVPKPVHGRIPALVTGRSRQTVDWIAAKADGWFYYFVPAEHVPALTRVWREALDEIGGRELFKPFAQGLFFELASDPAQPPRPIHAGLSCGRRALVDYLGQLQEAGVNHLALNLRPSRRPVSEIVQELGEFVLPHFPSLG; encoded by the coding sequence ATGTCCCCTTCGGACCGTCGCCTCGCCGTCGCCCGCCATCCGGGCTTCTCCCGCCTGTTCGCACCGGGTCGGCTGACCCTGGGCTTCCTCCTGCCGCTGGAGGGCTATCCCGACGATCCGATGCCGACCTTGCGCGACCACGCCCGGCTGGCGCAGCTGGCGGATCGGCTCGGCTTCGCCGCGCTCTGGGCGCGCGACGTTCCCTTCTACGATCCAGGCTTCAACGATGCCGGGCAGGTGTTCGATCCCTTCACCTATCTCGGTTATCTCGCGGCCATTACCCAGGACATCACCCTGGCCACCGGCAGCGCCGTCATCACCCTGCGTCATCCGTTGCACCTGGCCAAGATGGCGGCCTCGGTCGACCAGCTCAGTGACGGGCGTCTGGTGCTGGGTGTGGCGTCTGGCGATCGGCCGGTGGAATATCCGGCCTTCGGCCTGGAAAGCGAGTTCGAGCGGCGTGGCGAGCGCTTTCGCGACGCCTTCGAGATGTTTCGCCTGGCGGGCGAGACCCATTTCCCGCTGGGTGAATTCCGCCGCTTCGGCGATTTGCAGGGGGTGGCCGATCTGGTGCCCAAGCCGGTGCACGGCCGCATCCCGGCTCTGGTGACCGGGCGCAGCCGGCAGACGGTGGACTGGATCGCCGCCAAGGCCGATGGCTGGTTCTACTATTTCGTACCTGCCGAACACGTACCGGCGTTGACGCGGGTCTGGCGCGAAGCGCTCGACGAGATCGGGGGGCGCGAACTGTTCAAGCCCTTCGCCCAGGGGTTGTTCTTCGAGCTGGCCAGCGATCCGGCCCAGCCACCGCGGCCGATCCATGCCGGTCTCTCCTGCGGTCGCCGGGCGCTGGTGGACTATCTCGGTCAGTTGCAGGAGGCGGGGGTCAATCACCTGGCCCTCAACCTGAGGCCGTCACGCCGGCCGGTCAGCGAGATCGTCCAGGAGCTGGGCGAATTCGTCCTGCCGCATTTCCCTTCGCTGGGGTAG
- the putA gene encoding trifunctional transcriptional regulator/proline dehydrogenase/L-glutamate gamma-semialdehyde dehydrogenase, with translation MATTTTLGVKLDEATRDRLKEAARRIDRTPHWLIKQAIFTYLETLESGATLADLQGIAQRLAEGDNEAVEALADPVYQPFLEFAESILPQSVLRSAITAAYRRPEEELLPLLLEQARLPAAQAKATHELAHRIAEKLRNAKGATGRSGMVQSLLREFSLSSQEGVALMCLAEALLRIPDKGTRDALIRDKISTGNWQPHLGNSPSLFVNAATWGLLLTGRLVSTHNEAGLTSSLNRLIGKSGEPVIRKGVDMAMRLMGEQFVTGETIAEALANASKFEAKGFRYSYDMLGEAALTEADARRYLASYEQAIHSIGKASHGRGIYEGPGISIKLSALHPRYSRAQYDRVMSELYPRLLELTLLAKRYDIGLNIDAEEADRLEISLDLLERLSFEPQLAGWNGIGFVIQAYQKRCPLVIDYLIDLAKRSRRRLMIRLVKGAYWDSEIKRAQVEGLEGYPVYTRKVYTDVAYLACARKLLAAPESIYPQFATHNAHTLAAIYQLGGQNYYPGQYEFQCLHGMGEPLYEQVVGSVKDGKLARPCRIYAPVGTHETLLAYLVRRLLENGANTSFVNRIADHSISLDELVADPVVQIEQQSASEGAIGLPHPRIPHPSALYGAERRNSSGLDLSSEHRLGSLSAALLASGSTAWEARPLLGRASEPAIPQPVLNPADRRDRVGQVSNATRADVDIALEEALAAAPIWQSTPPAQRAAALDRAAELMEAQLQPLMGLLVREAGKTYANAIAEVREAVDFLRYYAALVRRDFANDSHRPLGPVVCISPWNFPLAIFSGQIAAALAAGNTVLAKPAEQTPLIAAQAVRLLLEAGIPEGVLQLLPGEGSTIGAALVNDVRVKGVMFTGSTEVAQILARNIAGRLDAQGRPIPLIAETGGQNAMIVDSSALAEQVVTDVVASAFDSAGQRCSALRVLCVQEDVADRVLEMLKGAMAECRLGNPENLAIDIGPVIDGEAKATIDKHIQTLKGKGRRVHQGGRVEGDAIHRGTFVMPTLIELESLAELGREVFGPVLHVVRYARKDLDKVIDQINATGYGLTFGVHTRIDETIAKVVERAHAGNLYVNRNMVGAVVGVQPFGGEGLSGTGPKAGGPLYLYRLLSTRPDGDPAVALAKGSAGETEWQVRDALRQQAGNPLGALQDWAKQQGLGELEQACLSFAEESLSGLTRLLPGPTGERNSYSLLPRSRVLCLAADESDLLLQLAAVMAVGSTALVEEGHKATLNRLPQAVRARVQSTADWRKDEVAFEAVLHHGDSDQLRQVCQQVAKRNGPIVGVQGLARGETAIPLERLLIERALSVNTAAAGGNASLMTIG, from the coding sequence ATGGCCACCACTACCACCCTGGGCGTAAAGCTCGACGAAGCCACTCGCGATCGCCTCAAGGAAGCGGCTCGTCGTATCGACCGGACGCCCCACTGGCTGATCAAGCAGGCCATCTTCACCTACCTGGAAACCCTGGAAAGCGGCGCGACCCTGGCCGATCTGCAGGGCATCGCCCAGCGCCTGGCCGAGGGTGACAACGAAGCCGTCGAGGCGCTGGCCGATCCGGTCTACCAGCCGTTCCTGGAATTCGCTGAGAGCATCCTGCCGCAGTCGGTGCTGCGCTCGGCCATCACCGCGGCCTATCGCCGTCCGGAAGAAGAGCTGCTGCCGCTGCTGCTGGAGCAGGCGCGTCTACCCGCCGCCCAAGCCAAGGCCACCCATGAGCTGGCCCATCGCATCGCCGAGAAGCTGCGTAATGCCAAGGGTGCAACCGGGCGCTCCGGAATGGTGCAGAGCCTGCTCCGGGAATTCTCCCTGTCGTCCCAGGAGGGCGTCGCCCTGATGTGCCTGGCCGAGGCCCTGTTGCGCATCCCGGACAAGGGCACCCGCGATGCCCTGATCCGCGACAAGATCAGCACCGGCAACTGGCAGCCGCACCTGGGCAACAGCCCCTCGCTGTTCGTCAACGCCGCCACCTGGGGCCTGCTGCTGACCGGCCGCCTGGTGTCGACCCACAACGAGGCCGGCCTCACCAGTTCGCTCAACCGCCTCATCGGCAAGAGCGGCGAGCCGGTGATCCGCAAGGGCGTGGACATGGCCATGCGCCTGATGGGCGAGCAGTTCGTCACCGGCGAGACCATCGCTGAGGCCCTGGCCAACGCCAGCAAGTTCGAGGCGAAGGGCTTCCGCTACAGCTACGACATGCTCGGCGAGGCGGCCCTCACCGAAGCCGACGCCCGCCGCTATCTGGCCTCCTACGAGCAGGCCATCCATTCCATCGGCAAGGCCTCCCATGGCCGTGGCATCTACGAAGGCCCGGGTATCTCCATCAAGCTCTCGGCCTTGCATCCGCGCTATAGCCGCGCCCAGTACGACCGGGTGATGAGCGAGTTGTACCCGCGCCTGCTGGAGTTGACCCTGCTGGCCAAGCGTTACGACATCGGCCTGAACATCGACGCCGAGGAAGCTGATCGCCTGGAAATCTCCCTGGATCTGCTGGAGCGGCTGTCCTTCGAGCCGCAACTGGCCGGCTGGAACGGCATCGGCTTCGTCATCCAGGCCTACCAGAAACGCTGCCCGCTGGTGATCGACTACCTGATCGACCTGGCCAAGCGCAGCCGGCGCCGCCTGATGATCCGCCTGGTCAAGGGCGCCTACTGGGACAGCGAGATCAAACGCGCCCAGGTGGAGGGCCTGGAGGGCTATCCGGTCTACACCCGCAAGGTCTACACCGACGTGGCCTACCTCGCCTGCGCGCGCAAGCTGCTGGCGGCGCCGGAATCCATCTATCCGCAATTCGCCACCCACAACGCCCACACCCTGGCGGCCATCTACCAGCTCGGCGGGCAGAACTACTACCCCGGCCAATACGAGTTCCAGTGCCTGCACGGCATGGGCGAGCCGCTGTACGAGCAGGTGGTGGGTAGCGTCAAGGATGGCAAGCTGGCGCGGCCGTGCCGCATCTATGCCCCGGTGGGCACCCACGAGACGCTGCTGGCCTACCTGGTCCGCCGGCTGCTGGAAAACGGCGCCAACACCTCCTTCGTCAACCGCATCGCCGACCATTCCATCTCGCTGGATGAGCTGGTGGCCGATCCAGTGGTGCAGATCGAGCAGCAGTCCGCCAGCGAAGGCGCCATCGGCCTGCCGCATCCGCGCATTCCCCATCCGAGCGCCCTGTACGGCGCCGAGCGCCGTAATTCCAGCGGCCTGGACCTGTCCAGCGAGCACCGCCTGGGCTCGCTGTCGGCGGCCCTGTTGGCCAGCGGCAGCACCGCCTGGGAAGCCCGTCCGCTGCTGGGCCGTGCCAGTGAGCCGGCGATTCCCCAGCCGGTGCTCAATCCGGCGGATCGCCGCGACCGCGTCGGCCAGGTGAGCAACGCCACCCGCGCCGATGTCGACATCGCCCTGGAAGAAGCCCTGGCCGCCGCGCCGATCTGGCAATCCACCCCGCCCGCGCAGCGCGCCGCCGCCCTGGATCGTGCCGCTGAATTGATGGAGGCGCAGCTTCAGCCGCTGATGGGCCTGTTGGTGCGCGAAGCTGGCAAGACCTACGCCAACGCCATCGCCGAGGTGCGCGAGGCGGTGGACTTCCTGCGCTACTACGCCGCCCTGGTGCGTCGCGACTTCGCCAACGACAGCCACCGCCCGCTGGGGCCGGTGGTCTGCATCAGCCCCTGGAACTTCCCCCTGGCCATCTTCAGCGGCCAGATCGCCGCGGCCCTGGCCGCCGGCAACACCGTGCTGGCCAAGCCGGCCGAGCAGACTCCGCTGATCGCCGCCCAGGCCGTACGTCTGCTGCTGGAAGCCGGTATTCCCGAAGGCGTGCTGCAACTGCTGCCGGGCGAGGGTTCCACCATAGGCGCCGCCCTGGTCAACGACGTGCGGGTCAAGGGCGTGATGTTCACCGGCTCTACCGAGGTGGCCCAGATCCTGGCGCGCAACATCGCCGGCCGCCTGGACGCCCAGGGCCGGCCGATCCCGCTGATCGCCGAGACCGGCGGCCAGAACGCCATGATCGTCGACTCCTCGGCGCTGGCCGAGCAGGTGGTCACCGATGTGGTCGCCTCCGCCTTCGACAGCGCCGGCCAGCGCTGCTCGGCCCTGCGCGTGCTCTGCGTACAGGAAGACGTGGCCGACCGGGTGCTGGAGATGCTCAAGGGCGCCATGGCCGAGTGCCGGCTGGGCAACCCGGAGAACCTGGCCATCGACATCGGCCCGGTGATCGACGGCGAGGCCAAGGCCACCATCGACAAGCACATCCAGACCCTGAAGGGCAAAGGCCGGCGCGTGCACCAGGGCGGTCGCGTGGAAGGCGATGCCATCCACCGCGGCACCTTCGTCATGCCCACCCTGATCGAGCTGGAGAGCCTGGCCGAGCTGGGTCGCGAGGTCTTCGGTCCGGTGCTGCACGTGGTGCGCTACGCCCGCAAGGACCTGGACAAGGTCATCGACCAGATCAACGCCACCGGCTACGGCCTGACCTTCGGCGTCCATACCCGCATCGACGAGACCATCGCCAAGGTGGTGGAGCGCGCCCATGCCGGCAACCTCTACGTCAACCGCAACATGGTCGGCGCCGTGGTCGGGGTGCAACCCTTCGGCGGCGAAGGCCTCTCGGGCACCGGTCCCAAGGCGGGTGGTCCGCTGTACCTCTATCGCCTGCTCAGCACCCGGCCCGATGGCGACCCCGCCGTGGCCCTGGCCAAGGGCAGCGCCGGCGAGACCGAATGGCAGGTGCGTGACGCCCTGCGCCAGCAGGCTGGCAATCCGCTGGGCGCCCTGCAGGACTGGGCTAAGCAGCAAGGCCTGGGCGAGCTGGAGCAGGCCTGCCTGAGCTTCGCCGAGGAATCCCTGAGCGGCCTGACCCGCCTGCTGCCCGGCCCGACCGGCGAGCGCAACAGCTACAGCCTGCTGCCGCGCAGCCGGGTGCTGTGCTTGGCGGCGGACGAAAGCGATCTGCTGCTGCAACTGGCGGCAGTCATGGCGGTGGGCAGTACCGCCCTGGTCGAGGAGGGCCACAAGGCCACCCTCAATCGCCTGCCGCAAGCGGTACGGGCACGGGTGCAGAGCACAGCCGACTGGCGCAAGGACGAGGTCGCTTTCGAAGCCGTCCTGCACCACGGCGATTCCGACCAGCTGCGCCAGGTCTGCCAACAGGTGGCCAAACGCAACGGCCCCATCGTCGGCGTCCAGGGCCTGGCCCGCGGCGAGACCGCCATCCCGCTGGAGCGCCTGCTCATCGAGCGCGCGCTGAGCGTGAATACCGCGGCAGCGGGAGGCAACGCGAGCCTGATGACCATCGGGTGA